A portion of the Planctomycetota bacterium genome contains these proteins:
- a CDS encoding GTP-binding protein translates to MPTPVVILNGFLGSGKTTLLQNLLAQAGRAGLAVGVVVNDMSELDVDGVLVGESAYFEERDGLFQTIASCVLSSRKGIGELDAALAKLRAVGPLDLVIIETSGSCHPMPLVRFFQTSDAHRLTGILTLVDSAMIEQDYAGGERIFPTMQRNLQQQTRDTTNLLVEQVMFCSDLILTKADRLGAGRLQAIASAVHQLNPFVTVRSVAWGSLSLDDVLALPGYDFDRVAKLIDELSPTFDADAEEDQPYNLATRVIKDDRPFHPQRLWDTCQQQLGQHIYRSKGFFYLPTRDNVSLLWNQAAGGIDLELVGYWRAGIVDNPKSNLDEAERTALRERLAAEEGRFGDRRCHLTIIGDAAQVDRFAETLAGCFLTDDEIKQWQAGDDFPDPWPANCVATPG, encoded by the coding sequence GTGCCAACGCCTGTCGTCATCCTCAACGGTTTCCTCGGCTCGGGCAAAACGACGCTCTTGCAAAACCTGCTCGCCCAAGCCGGGCGCGCCGGGCTGGCGGTCGGCGTCGTTGTCAACGACATGAGCGAGCTCGACGTCGACGGGGTGCTGGTGGGGGAGTCGGCGTACTTCGAGGAGCGGGACGGACTGTTCCAGACGATCGCGTCGTGTGTGCTGAGCAGTCGCAAGGGCATCGGCGAGCTCGACGCTGCGCTGGCGAAGCTCCGTGCGGTCGGCCCGCTCGATCTGGTCATCATCGAGACGTCGGGCAGTTGCCACCCGATGCCGCTGGTGCGGTTCTTCCAAACGAGTGACGCCCACCGCCTCACCGGCATCCTCACGCTCGTCGACAGCGCGATGATCGAGCAGGACTACGCCGGCGGCGAGCGGATCTTCCCGACGATGCAGCGCAACCTGCAGCAGCAGACACGCGACACGACGAACCTGCTCGTCGAGCAGGTGATGTTCTGCAGCGACCTGATCCTGACCAAGGCCGACCGGCTCGGCGCGGGCCGGCTGCAGGCGATCGCGTCGGCGGTGCATCAACTCAACCCGTTCGTCACCGTCCGCTCGGTTGCGTGGGGGAGCCTGAGCCTCGACGACGTGCTCGCCTTGCCCGGCTACGACTTCGACCGCGTCGCCAAGCTCATCGACGAACTAAGCCCGACCTTCGACGCCGATGCCGAGGAGGATCAGCCCTACAACCTCGCCACCCGCGTCATCAAGGACGACCGCCCGTTCCACCCGCAACGGCTCTGGGACACGTGCCAACAACAGCTCGGCCAGCACATCTACCGCAGCAAGGGTTTCTTCTACCTGCCGACGCGTGACAACGTCTCGCTGCTCTGGAACCAGGCCGCCGGCGGGATCGACCTCGAACTGGTCGGCTACTGGCGGGCCGGCATCGTCGACAACCCCAAGAGCAACCTCGACGAAGCCGAACGCACCGCCCTCCGCGAACGCCTAGCGGCAGAGGAAGGCCGTTTCGGCGACCGCCGCTGCCACCTCACCATCATCGGCGACGCCGCCCAAGTCGACCGCTTCGCCGAAACACTGGCGGGGTGCTTCCTCACGGATGACGAGATCAAGCAATGGCAGGCCGGCGACGACTTCCCTGACCCGTGGCCAGCGAACTGCGTCGCAACTCCCGGCTGA
- a CDS encoding 2-hydroxyacid dehydrogenase has translation MRCCVFSTKPYDERFLSEASANHALTFLEPRLTIETAALADGFDAACLFVNDEASADVIERLASMGVRFIVLRSAGFNNVDLDVCKQHGIRVARVPAYSPQGVAEHAVGLMLALNRRLPKAYNRVREGNFALDGLLGFQMHGKTAGVVGTGLIGAACCRILRGFGMTVLAHDPNPADGLDVEYVELDQLWAESDVITLHVPLFDATYHLVNDDTLGRMKDGVMLINTSRGGLVDTRAVIAALKSQKLGALGLDVYEEEDGLFFSDRSGDILGDDTFARLLTFPNVLITGHQAFFTREALTEIAQTTIDNLTRFEAGAEAPNEVRAD, from the coding sequence ATGCGATGCTGCGTGTTTTCGACCAAGCCGTACGACGAGCGATTTCTCTCCGAAGCGTCGGCTAATCATGCGCTGACATTCCTCGAGCCGCGGCTCACGATCGAGACCGCCGCACTGGCCGACGGGTTCGACGCGGCGTGCCTGTTCGTCAACGACGAAGCCTCGGCCGATGTGATTGAACGGCTCGCAAGCATGGGCGTGCGGTTCATCGTGCTGCGGTCGGCGGGGTTCAACAACGTGGACCTCGACGTGTGCAAGCAGCACGGCATCCGTGTCGCGCGGGTGCCGGCGTATTCGCCGCAGGGCGTCGCGGAGCACGCGGTCGGGTTGATGCTCGCGCTCAACCGCCGGCTGCCCAAGGCGTACAACCGTGTCCGCGAGGGGAATTTCGCGCTCGACGGGTTGTTGGGTTTCCAGATGCACGGCAAGACGGCCGGCGTCGTGGGGACCGGGCTCATCGGGGCCGCGTGCTGTCGGATCCTGCGCGGCTTCGGCATGACCGTCCTCGCCCACGACCCCAACCCCGCTGACGGTCTCGATGTCGAGTATGTCGAACTCGATCAGCTCTGGGCCGAGAGCGACGTGATCACGCTGCACGTCCCGCTGTTCGACGCAACCTATCACCTGGTCAACGACGACACGCTCGGGCGGATGAAGGATGGCGTGATGCTGATCAACACCAGCCGCGGCGGCTTGGTCGACACGCGGGCGGTCATCGCCGCGCTCAAGTCGCAGAAGCTCGGCGCCCTTGGCCTGGACGTTTATGAGGAAGAGGACGGCCTGTTCTTCTCCGACCGCTCCGGGGACATCCTCGGCGACGACACCTTCGCCCGGCTGCTGACATTTCCCAACGTGCTCATCACCGGGCACCAAGCGTTCTTCACGCGCGAAGCGTTGACCGAGATCGCCCAGACGACGATCGACAACCTCACGCGCTTCGAAGCCGGCGCGGAGGCGCCCAACGAAGTGCGGGCCGACTAG
- a CDS encoding heme-binding protein, translating into MSLDQAQAIIAAAIAKAEEIDTKMDIAVVDAGGNLKAFVRMDGAWLGSIDIAIKKAKTARYFDMPTGAIGELSQPGGPLYNIEHSNGGLITFPGGVPITNADGEVIGAIGVSGSTVENDHEVAVAGAEAI; encoded by the coding sequence ATCAGCCTTGATCAGGCCCAGGCGATCATCGCCGCAGCGATCGCCAAGGCCGAGGAGATCGACACGAAGATGGACATCGCTGTCGTCGACGCAGGCGGGAATCTCAAGGCGTTCGTCCGCATGGACGGCGCCTGGCTCGGCTCCATCGACATCGCCATCAAGAAAGCCAAGACCGCCCGCTACTTCGACATGCCCACCGGTGCCATCGGCGAGCTCAGCCAACCCGGCGGGCCGCTCTACAACATCGAACACTCCAACGGTGGCCTGATCACCTTCCCCGGCGGCGTCCCGATCACCAACGCCGACGGCGAGGTCATCGGCGCCATCGGCGTCAGCGGCAGCACCGTCGAGAACGACCACGAAGTCGCCGTCGCCGGTGCCGAGGCGATCTAG
- a CDS encoding excinuclease ABC subunit UvrC, whose amino-acid sequence MDRDERIAGLNEKARRLPREPGVYLMKDAKGRVIYVGKAASLRERVSSYFQPATKLEFKKQGLLDEVVDFDTLGTASEAEALLTENRLIKDIQPKYNARLVDDKTFPYLVVTTHDDFPGVYITRIPTDYPKARVFGPYTSVYALREAIGQLQKAFKYRTCDLDIRADDEKRRFFRPCLLHSINQCTAPCADKIEKDPYKRDIQRLLRFLEGDREKLLKDMQTEMLDASATLDFEKAGRLRDEIKALQGLDKKAEKGTEQFWQPEAFVANPKDALPVLQKALGMEQLPRVVEGFDIAHLQGGEMVGSKVCFIDGVPFKDGYRRYKIKHGQGNNDYLSLQEVVSRRYREAAAGNELYPDLIMIDGGLGQLHAVMDVFKDVDVKPPMVVSLAKKEELVYVQAKSEPIRLPRNNVGLKLLQYLRDEAHRFAQHYHHILRRKATLEEKRKAGKRPPKVRRVKAKNPTFAPSINKLDS is encoded by the coding sequence ATGGACCGAGACGAACGCATCGCCGGGTTGAACGAGAAGGCCCGCCGGCTCCCGCGCGAGCCGGGGGTGTATCTCATGAAGGACGCCAAGGGCCGGGTGATCTACGTCGGCAAGGCGGCGTCCCTGCGCGAGCGCGTCTCCTCTTACTTCCAACCCGCGACCAAGCTCGAGTTCAAGAAGCAGGGCCTGCTCGACGAGGTCGTCGACTTCGACACGCTCGGCACCGCGTCCGAGGCCGAGGCGCTGCTCACCGAGAACCGCCTCATCAAGGACATCCAGCCCAAGTACAACGCCCGGCTCGTCGACGACAAGACCTTCCCCTACCTCGTCGTCACCACCCACGACGACTTCCCCGGCGTCTACATCACCCGCATCCCGACCGACTACCCCAAGGCCCGTGTCTTCGGCCCGTACACGTCGGTCTACGCCCTGCGCGAAGCGATCGGACAACTGCAGAAGGCGTTCAAGTACCGCACCTGCGACCTCGACATCCGGGCCGATGACGAGAAGCGCCGCTTCTTCCGGCCGTGCCTGTTGCACTCGATCAACCAGTGCACCGCACCGTGTGCGGACAAGATCGAGAAGGACCCGTACAAGCGCGACATCCAACGCCTGCTCCGCTTCCTCGAGGGCGACCGGGAGAAGCTACTGAAGGACATGCAGACCGAGATGCTCGACGCCTCGGCGACGCTGGACTTCGAGAAGGCTGGTCGACTGCGGGATGAGATCAAGGCGCTGCAGGGCCTCGACAAGAAAGCCGAGAAAGGCACCGAACAGTTCTGGCAGCCCGAGGCGTTCGTCGCCAACCCCAAGGACGCCCTGCCCGTCCTGCAGAAAGCCCTCGGCATGGAGCAGCTGCCCCGCGTCGTCGAAGGCTTCGACATCGCCCACCTCCAGGGCGGCGAGATGGTCGGCTCCAAGGTCTGCTTCATCGACGGCGTCCCGTTCAAAGACGGCTACCGCCGCTACAAGATCAAGCACGGCCAGGGCAACAACGACTACCTGAGCCTGCAGGAAGTCGTGAGCCGCCGCTACCGCGAAGCCGCCGCGGGCAACGAACTCTACCCCGACCTCATCATGATCGACGGCGGCCTCGGCCAACTCCACGCCGTCATGGACGTCTTCAAAGACGTCGACGTCAAACCCCCGATGGTCGTGAGCCTCGCGAAGAAGGAAGAACTCGTCTACGTCCAGGCCAAGTCCGAGCCGATCCGCCTGCCTAGAAACAACGTCGGCCTCAAACTGCTGCAGTACCTGAGAGACGAAGCCCACCGCTTCGCCCAGCACTACCACCACATCCTGCGAAGGAAGGCAACGTTGGAAGAGAAGCGGAAGGCGGGGAAGCGCCCGCCGAAGGTGCGGCGGGTGAAAGCGAAGAACCCGACATTTGCACCATCAATCAACAAGCTGGATAGCTAA
- a CDS encoding site-specific DNA-methyltransferase gives MRSLKSDSVDLVVTSPPYALHFKKEYGNASQEEYVQWILPFAYEIKRVIKPTGSFVLNIGGAWAPGKPIRSLYHYRVLLALTDDVGFDLAQEFFWFNPAKMPAPAEWVNVRRIRVKDSTEYLFWLVKDPMANADNRRVLQPYSDDMRRLIKRGVKETTRPSGHVVKKSFASDRGGSIPPNLISCGNNESNSAYIKGMKRANKKVHPARFPSELPRFFIEFLTEPDAVVLDPFAGSNTTGFVAESLGRKWISVEVSSEYAEESMLRFEPESCGEAKESSLYPDSLF, from the coding sequence ATGCGATCGCTGAAGAGTGATTCAGTGGACCTTGTGGTAACAAGCCCTCCTTATGCGCTTCACTTCAAAAAGGAGTACGGAAACGCTAGTCAGGAAGAGTATGTGCAATGGATACTCCCATTTGCATACGAAATTAAAAGGGTGATCAAGCCAACCGGATCATTTGTTCTCAACATTGGCGGGGCTTGGGCGCCTGGAAAGCCGATCCGTAGTCTCTATCATTATCGCGTGCTGCTGGCACTAACCGATGATGTCGGATTCGATCTCGCGCAGGAGTTTTTCTGGTTCAATCCAGCGAAAATGCCGGCACCGGCCGAGTGGGTCAATGTCCGGCGGATTAGGGTGAAAGACAGCACGGAGTATCTATTTTGGCTTGTCAAAGACCCCATGGCAAATGCTGACAATCGTCGTGTGTTGCAGCCGTATAGCGACGACATGCGGCGGCTGATCAAGCGAGGGGTAAAGGAAACAACGCGGCCAAGTGGGCATGTGGTAAAAAAGTCGTTCGCATCTGATCGTGGCGGTTCGATTCCCCCGAATCTAATAAGTTGCGGAAATAATGAATCGAACAGTGCCTATATCAAGGGCATGAAGCGTGCGAACAAGAAAGTTCACCCAGCGAGATTTCCATCGGAGCTGCCGCGATTCTTCATCGAGTTCCTGACTGAGCCTGATGCGGTGGTGTTGGATCCATTTGCGGGCAGTAACACAACTGGGTTTGTGGCTGAAAGTCTCGGCCGGAAGTGGATAAGCGTAGAGGTCAGCAGCGAGTATGCCGAGGAAAGCATGCTACGGTTTGAACCTGAGAGTTGCGGTGAGGCGAAGGAATCTTCCTTGTATCCCGATTCTTTATTCTGA
- a CDS encoding thioredoxin-like domain-containing protein has protein sequence MYTMQLLRPTVVALALITPTLLLAQTTAPGSAATPSTQPATARVPLTMAELEAKPALVPPTTTLANGIRVDGGREFPAGTKVKVLEIENGRVVAELPGGVLVALRPEQTTILADAEKLAGSVSPEAAALTYAELAQRRELWPTQVTLQVRIELSNGVAFDPGTTLDLSDLTATHASVLTPDRQGVFTVTVQGTDVMSRALQALAGETPVANGALAAELSGKLIDANGNPVELGDEVQYIGVYFAAGWCPACAEFTPQLVDFYGNARQRSDNFEMILVPLDRSERDAMNYMRKANMPWPSVRFGAANDLPVARATRVAETPQLVIMDREGRVIQDSHVDGRYIGPVEAARTLQRLALSGR, from the coding sequence ATGTACACCATGCAGTTACTTCGACCCACCGTTGTTGCTCTGGCGTTGATCACGCCGACGTTGCTCCTTGCACAGACCACCGCGCCCGGCTCCGCCGCGACGCCTTCGACCCAGCCGGCGACGGCGCGTGTGCCGCTGACCATGGCGGAGCTCGAGGCGAAGCCGGCGCTGGTTCCGCCGACGACCACGCTCGCCAACGGCATCCGCGTTGACGGCGGGCGTGAGTTCCCGGCGGGCACGAAGGTGAAGGTGCTCGAAATCGAAAACGGCCGGGTCGTCGCGGAGTTGCCCGGCGGTGTGCTCGTCGCGCTGCGGCCGGAGCAGACGACAATCCTCGCCGACGCCGAGAAGCTGGCCGGTTCGGTATCGCCCGAGGCGGCGGCGCTGACCTACGCCGAGCTCGCCCAGCGGCGCGAGCTTTGGCCGACGCAGGTCACGCTGCAGGTGCGGATCGAGCTGAGCAACGGCGTCGCGTTCGACCCCGGCACGACGCTGGATCTGTCCGACCTGACCGCGACGCACGCGTCGGTGCTGACGCCGGACCGGCAGGGCGTGTTCACGGTGACGGTGCAGGGCACCGACGTGATGAGCCGGGCCCTGCAAGCGCTCGCCGGTGAGACGCCGGTCGCCAATGGCGCACTCGCGGCGGAGCTGAGCGGCAAGCTGATCGACGCCAACGGCAATCCCGTCGAGCTGGGCGACGAGGTGCAGTACATCGGCGTGTACTTCGCCGCCGGCTGGTGCCCGGCCTGCGCCGAGTTCACCCCGCAGCTGGTCGACTTCTACGGCAACGCCCGCCAGCGCAGCGACAACTTCGAGATGATCCTCGTGCCACTGGATCGCTCGGAGCGCGACGCGATGAACTACATGCGGAAGGCGAACATGCCCTGGCCGAGCGTGCGGTTCGGGGCGGCAAACGATCTGCCGGTGGCACGGGCGACACGTGTGGCCGAGACGCCGCAGTTGGTGATCATGGACCGCGAAGGCCGGGTGATTCAGGACAGCCACGTCGACGGTCGGTACATCGGCCCGGTCGAGGCGGCCCGCACCCTCCAACGCCTCGCGCTGAGCGGGCGGTGA